The genomic interval GGGCTGAGCCAGCGAGGTTCACCGCAAATGCTTTTACTGCCAAAGGCGACCGGGCATACATTTACCTTTTCTCCTACGTTGCCGAGTCGATGAAGCAGCGGATGAAATATGGCGCATCACACGCATCTGAAATTGCTTATGTGTTTGATAATCTGACAGGACGAAATGAAGCAGCTATAACATCTAAGGATTCTGAAGTTGCTAAAATGATGAACACTTATTGGTCCAATTTTGCTAAAACAGGAGATCCAAACGGAACGGGTTTACCAAAATGGCCCATTTACGATCCGAAAAAAGTGAAATTCTGGAATTTCGGGCAGACGGTACGGCGGTAGGTATTCCCGACCCCAAAAAGGCACGGCTGGATGTCATGGAAAAGGCTGCGAAAAAATAATGAATTTCCTAAACAGTAACATTGGTAGGTAAAACAGGAATTAGTATACAAAATTTGCCTGTTTATGTCAGGAACTTTGCATCATCAACAGATAACTAAAATATAGTGGAAACAGTAAAATTAAATAACGGTATTGAAATGCCCATTTTGGGTTTTGGAGTATTCCAGGTACCAGACCCAAAGGAATGTGAACGAAGCGTACTGGATGCTATTGAAACCGGTTATCGTCTGATAGACACAGCCGCTTCTTATGGAAATGAAGAAGCCGTAGGAACAGCAATTAAAAAGAGTGGACAACCACGTGAAGACCTATTTATTACAACTAAACTCTGGATACAATCCAATGGATATGAGGACACAAAGAGAGCTTTTGAAGCTTCAATGAAGAAGCTGCAACTAGAATATCTGGATTTGTATCTGATCCATCAACCATTTGGTGATGTTTACGGGGAATGGAAAGCGATGCAGGAGTTGTACAATGAGGGCAGGATCAGGGCTATCGGCGTTAGTAATTTTCACCCGGACAGACTTATAGATTTGATTGTTCACAATGAAATTGTTCCGGCGGTCAATCAAATTGAAACACATCCTTTCCATCAGCAAGTAGATACACAACAGTTTCTGGTAGAAAACAATGTCCAGATCGAATCCTGGGGGCCATTTGCAGAAGGAAAAAACGGGCTTTTTCAAAATGAGCTTTTGGCGTCGATTGGTGAGAAATACAATAAAACAATTGCACAGGTGGTTGTCCGATGGCTCACGCAGAGAGGTATAGTTGCAATCCCTAAATCGGTCCGTAAAGAAAGGATGGCCGAGAATTTCAACAGCTTTGATTTCCAGCTAAATACCGAAGAAATGGAAGCCATCAAAACATTGGACACAAATGCCAGTGCCTTTTTTGATCACCGTGACCCTAAAATGGTAAAATGGCTGGGGGAAAGAAAGTTATAAGTTTAACTCGCGGGATTGATTCCTGTAAAGATTATATTTTTAACCTATGAAAACATTAAAGAAAACGAACAAATATCACCTGACGTTGGAGCTAAGCGCATACGCTAATTCTGAGACTAATCCTGCGAAATATCTGGAAACAGACATTGAAAATCATGATGAGATCTTTGAAATTATTAAAACAGGAAGTATCTGGTACAAAAAAACGGACGTGCATGATGTGGCAGTAGAGACTTTTGATGACACGGCAATCATCTGGAGCCGCATTACATTGTCCGCTATGGTTCGGGGTACTGAGGCGAATACCGAATTTACAGTGACTGAGGTGTATAAAAAGAAAGGAAATGGTTGGAAAATGTTAGCGCTGACATTTAGCAGTGTACGGGACACCCATGTCATCAAACACTAGATATAAACCAATGTTAAACGAATCAAACCCATCATTATGAAAGAAATTACAAATCTTAAATGGTTAACCAGGAATCTGGTTGTTTTCATTGTTGGATTAGCGCTTATCCTGTCTAAGCCCGAAAGCGTATCCGCGCAAACACAAAATGCAAATACATCTGACGCAGAAAGACAGATCGCTACGCTTTCAAAAGATAAATGGCGCTGGATGTCAGAAAAAAATATAGACTCATTAGCCGCTCTTTTTGATGATAAGGCAGTCTTTGTCCATATGGGAGGTAGCTGGGGGAAAGACAGAGAGCTCGATGTAATTAAGGGTGGCGGCATTTGGTACAAAAAAGCCGAAGTTTACACAGTTTCTGTTAATATTTTTAACAATACTGCTATCCTCTTAAACGACATTGACCTCCTGGCTGTGGTCGGTGGAAATGAACCGGGCCGCCGGAGCGGTTACTCATGCCTTTATGGTCACTGAGGTATACATCCGTGAAAACGGTAAATGGAAAATGGGTTCCCTTACTTTTTCACAACTGCTCAGACCGGTGAAAATGAATGGCGCTACCAATAAGCCACAACACTAACACTAATCAGCGTCTTCCGGGTTTGAACAGCCGTCCGGAACATATTAAGGAAGTAGTGGAAGGAATGCTCAAACGCCTTCGCACCGACCGTATTGACCTATTGTATCA from Dyadobacter sp. NIV53 carries:
- a CDS encoding aldo/keto reductase; this encodes METVKLNNGIEMPILGFGVFQVPDPKECERSVLDAIETGYRLIDTAASYGNEEAVGTAIKKSGQPREDLFITTKLWIQSNGYEDTKRAFEASMKKLQLEYLDLYLIHQPFGDVYGEWKAMQELYNEGRIRAIGVSNFHPDRLIDLIVHNEIVPAVNQIETHPFHQQVDTQQFLVENNVQIESWGPFAEGKNGLFQNELLASIGEKYNKTIAQVVVRWLTQRGIVAIPKSVRKERMAENFNSFDFQLNTEEMEAIKTLDTNASAFFDHRDPKMVKWLGERKL
- a CDS encoding DUF4440 domain-containing protein, whose amino-acid sequence is MKTLKKTNKYHLTLELSAYANSETNPAKYLETDIENHDEIFEIIKTGSIWYKKTDVHDVAVETFDDTAIIWSRITLSAMVRGTEANTEFTVTEVYKKKGNGWKMLALTFSSVRDTHVIKH
- a CDS encoding nuclear transport factor 2 family protein, translated to MKEITNLKWLTRNLVVFIVGLALILSKPESVSAQTQNANTSDAERQIATLSKDKWRWMSEKNIDSLAALFDDKAVFVHMGGSWGKDRELDVIKGGGIWYKKAEVYTVSVNIFNNTAILLNDIDLLAVVGGNEPGRRSGYSCLYGH